In Ostrinia nubilalis chromosome 12, ilOstNubi1.1, whole genome shotgun sequence, one DNA window encodes the following:
- the LOC135076502 gene encoding protein toll-like — protein sequence MGRQFVYVLASALALQIIGASTLMCPSDPNCVCGGTLAVELNCNIDGRIFKINLLPNTYINIKCENTTSLDYSRLPKCANVSNLFKSVSFKDCPIPLSSFKDVLTTMGVSKTMALIFQNAKNLSGYFDRKHFAGLQDLTKLLLSINGVTHLPDNLFADINKLTWLNIRSNSINLTEQLFKPLERLETLEISHNHMTNISSNLFSHLSFLRKLSLWQSNVTWFSKDFFTGVNVLEELDLSSNGLNELPGSIFKPLRKLKKLTLFSNKFSSLPQSLFKTNDELETVVILNNDVKLQELPKYLFGNLPNLKLIYIQRCGLERVPYDVFADSPSVTNISLAYNDIKSLPESVFNDQINLLELDLSHNKLVKLESKLFSSLVRLEKLDLRHNSLVEISGTTFSSLLSLIYLNMENNSLKVISSYLFSNNKQKMSISLAYNKLDFEHKELINNSWVVNKASPFAHTYNLRLLNLSHNEFRTVFDDWWINGHDHLDISYNYIKNLWDGDHPLDEVADSKRSYQDFFKKPLKEVWISHNPLSCECQNFYFLDFLDEHTKTKVIDIHYFKCHIWSRETCYTRFTIFISIITVIVSLYIIVLILFITYRKQVNSLIKKKLSERKHKKNTAVTSGRRREIVVRFCESDEEFVLKEILPELKGHKGVEVQINPINNPKNNQFMDSLKMCVKEHKHTTLVVFSPNYLTSTYSHVDIKKIHGEMLKAENTVYVFADVGPENSIYAFLKEQRDERTSVVWSEADFWKKFLGVVSGDMKKDELRMKSKYAKAKAKLPSNISFSRLPDWSSLNNVNTFTHSHV from the exons TGCGTTTGCGGCGGCACGCTCGCTGTCGAACTCAATTGCAACATCGACG GACGAATTTTCAAGATAAATCTACTACCAAACACATACATAAACATAAAATGCGAGAACACCACAAGTCTCGACTATAGTAGACTACCAAAATGTGCCAATgtttcaaatttatttaaatcagtcagCTTCAAAGACTGCCCTATACCATTATCATCTTTCAAAGATGTCCTCACAACCATGGGAGTATCTAAAACTATGGCATTGATTTTTCAAAACGCCAAGAACTTGTCTGGCTACTTTGATAGAAAACACTTTGCTGGACTTCAAGATTTAACCAAACTACTTCTGTCAATAAATGGCGTAACACACTTACCAGACAACTTATTCGCGGACATAAATAAGTTGACTTGGCTTAACATAAGATCAAACAGTATCAATCTCACAGAACAACTGTTCAAGCCACTAGAAAGATTAGAGACTTTAGAGATTAGTCACAATCACATGACCAATATATCTTCGAACTTATTTTCCCATTTATCATTCTTAAGAAAGCTTTCGTTGTGGCAGAGCAACGTTACCTGGTTCTCCAAAGACTTTTTCACGGGAGTCAACGTGCTCGAAGAATTAGATTTAAGCTCTAATGGACTTAACGAACTTCCTGGGTCGATATTCAAACCGCTCAGGAAATTAAAGAAATTAACATTATTCTCAAATAAGTTCTCGTCGCTGCCACAGAGTTTGTTTAAGACTAACGATGAGTTGGAAACAGTCGTTATCCTTAACAACGATGTCAAATTACAAGAACTCCCGAAGTATCTGTTCGGGAACCTGCCGAACTTGAAGTTGATTTATATTCAAAGGTGTGGACTCGAAAGGGTTCCGTACGACGTTTTCGCTGACTCGCCTTCAGTAACGAACATATCACTAGCGTACAATGATATCAAGTCCCTGCCAGAATCAGTATTCAATGACCAAATTAACTTGCTGGAATTGGATTTGAGCCACAATAAATTGGTTAAATTGGAATCGAAACTGTTTTCTTCGTTGGTTAGATTGGAAAAGCTTGATTTGCGACACAATTCGTTGGTTGAAATAAGCGG CACGACGTTTTCCTCGTTGCTCAGCCTTATCTACCTAAACATGGAGAACAACAGTTTGAAAGTAATATCTTCGTATTTGTTCAGCAACAATAAACAGAAGATGTCTATCTCGTTGGCGTACAATAAACTCGATTTTGAACACAAAGAATTGATAAACAATTCGTGGGTCGTGAATAAGGCGTCCCCTTTTGCGCATACTTACAATTTGAGATTGCTAAACTTGAGTCATAACGAGTTCAGAACGGTCTTCGACGATTGGTGGATAAACGGACATGATCATTTGGATATCAGTTATAATTATATCAAGAATCTATGG GATGGAGATCACCCACTGGATGAAGTAGCAGATTCAAAACGAAGCTACCAAGACTTCTTTAAAAAGCCACTTAAAGAAGTTTGGATTTCCCACAATCCATTGAGTTGTGAATGCCAGAACTTTTACTTTCTCGACTTCTTAGATGAACATACCAAGACAAAG GTTATCGACATTCACTACTTCAAGTGCCACATTTGGTCTAGAGAAACGTGCTACACACGTTTTACCATATTCATTTCAATCATAACAGTAATAGTGTCATTGTATATTATAGTGTTAATACTCTTCATAACGTATAGGAAACAAGTTAACTCGTTGATAAAGAAAAAACTCTCTGAAAGAAAACACAAAAAGAATACAGCAGTTACCAGTGGAAGGCGGAGGGAAATTGTCGTTAGATTTTGCGAGAGCGACGAAGAATTCGTCCTGAAAGAGATTTTACCCGAACTAAAAGGCCATAAGGGAGTAGAAGTACAGATAAATCCGATCAACAATCCTAAGAACAACCAATTTATGGACAGTTTGAAGATGTGTGTCAAGGAACACAAACACACAACACTCGTCGTGTTTTCCCCGAACTACTTAACGTCAACTTACAGTCACGTGGATATAAAGAAAATTCACGGTGAAATGTTAAAGGCGGAAAATACAGTTTACGTTTTCGCCGACGTTGGCCCCGAAAACTCGATATACGCGTTCCTGAAGGAGCAAAGAGATGAGCGGACTTCGGTTGTGTGGAGCGAGGCAGATTTTTGGAAAAAGTTCTTGGGCGTGGTGTCTGGTGACATGAAAAAAGACGAGTTACGAATGAAGTCCAAGTACGCGAAAGCCAAAGCTAAATTGCCGTCGAACATTTCGTTCTCGAGACTGCCCGACTGGTCGAGCCTCAACAACGTAAACACGTTCACCCACAGTCACGTGTAG